Sequence from the Actinomyces slackii genome:
GGCGCGGATGTCGGCCGGGCCCTGGGTGGAGAAGGTCAGGACCTCCCCCCGGGCGCGTCCCGCCAGTTCGAGGCAGTGCGGATCGTCGGCGTTGAGCAGGGCCCTGCCGCCGGCAACCAGCCCGTCGAGGATCTCCGCCTTGGCCCGGGCCACGCCCTCGATGGACCCGAATCCGCCCATATGGGCGTGCCCGATCATGAGGACCGCGGCGCCATCCAGAGGGGCGATATCGGTCAGGTAGGCGATATGGCCGGGGCCGGAGGCGCCCATCTCCAGCACGAGATGGCGGGTGTCCTCATCGGTCTGGAGCACCGTCAGCGGCAGGCCGATCTCGTTGTTGAAGCTGGCGCGAGGGGCCACGGTGGGGCCATCGGCGGCCAGCAGCTGGCGAGTCAGGTCCTTGGTGGTGGTCTTGCCGACCGAGCCGGTCATGGCCACCACGCTCAGCCCCCCGGGGCGCGCGGCGCGCAGATCGGCCAGGTGGGCGCGGGCCAGGGCACCCAGGGCCTCGACGGTATCGGGGACCACGATCAGGCCCAGCTCGCTGCCGGCCCCCTCCAGGGCCGCGCCGGCAGCCGGCAGATCGCTGATCAGGGCGCCCACGGCTCCCCCGGCGGCGGCCTGGGCCAGGTGGGCGTGCCCGTCCGTGCGCTCGCCGGCCACGGCGACGAACAGGGATCCGGGCTCGGCCTGGCGCGAGTCGGTGACCACCGGCCCGCTGACAGTGGCCTCGGCGCCGATGAGCCTGCCTCCCACGGCGGCGGCCACTTGGGACAGAGCTCGCCTCATGGCCTCCCCCACTTCTTCTCCACGGCCTGGGCCATCACCGGAGCATCGTTGTAGCGGATGAACTCCCCCGCGGCCTCAAGGAAGGGCTCATGGCCCTTGCCGGTGACGATGACGGTGTCATCGGGTCCGCACAGCTCGACACCCCGCTCCACGGCGTCGCCGCGCCAGGTGGTGATCTCCTCGACGTTCTCCATCCCGGGGCGCACTGAGCGCACCCCCTCCAGGATGGCGGCCCGGATGAGCCCGGGATCCTCGCTGCGGGGGTTCTCATCGGTGACCACCAGGACGTCGGCCAGGCGGGCGCAGACCTCCCCCAGCATGGGGCGCTTGCCCTGGTCGCGATCGCCGTCGGAGCCGAAGACGACGATGAGCCTGCCCGGGGTGATGGGCCGCACGGCCGCCAGGGCCAGCTCCATGGCGTCGGGGGTGTGGGCGAAGTCCACGATGCACAGGCCGCGCCGGCCGTCGCGCTGGCTGATGCGCTGCATGCGCCCGGGGATGTTGTGGGCGCCCGCCAGGGCGGTCACTGCCGTGTCAGTGGGCACGCCCGCGCGGATGGCCATGACCAGGGCCAGGGCCGCGTTCTGCACATTGACCAGTCCCGGCAGCGGGCAGGAGGCGGCGATCTCCTCGCCGTCGGGCCCGTGGAGGGTGAAGGTGGTGGCGGCCTCCTCCAGGGAGACGGTGGCATCGGTGACCCACCAGTCCGCGGGGGTCTGGCCGGGGTAGGCGCGCAGGCGGTCCACCGGGATGGCGGCCTCGGCGGCCAGTTGCGCCCCCCAGCGGTCGTCGACGCAGACCACGCCGCGACTGGAGTGCTCGGGGGTGAACAGCTGGGCCTTGGCCTGCAGGTACTCCTCCATGGTGGAGTGGAAGTCGAGGTGGTCGCGCTGCAGGTTGGTGAATCCCGCGATGTCGATGGAGGTCGCGTCCAGGCGGTGCAGGACGATGGCGTGGCTGGAGGCCTCCAGGGAGGCGGCGCCCACTCCCTCCTCCAGGGCCAGGGCGAGCATGCGCTGGAGCACCGGCGCCTCGACGGTGGTGCGCGGGGACTCCACGGACCTGCGGCCCACGCGCAGCTCGATGGTGCCGGCCATCATGCAGGCGCCCAGGTGGGCCGACAGGATGGCGTCCAGGAAGTAGGAGGTGGTGGTCTTGCCATTGGTCCCGGTCACCGCGGTGGTCACCAGGTGGCGTGAGGGGTGGTGATAGACCTCGGCGGCCAGGGGCCCGACGACGGCCCGCGGATCACTCGCCAGCAGCACCGGAGTTCCGGGACAGGTCTCGGCGACGATCCCGGCGCCCTGGGAGTCGGTGACCACGGCGATGGCCCCGGCCTGGACGGCCTGGGCGGCGTAGCGGGCGCCATGGGCGTTGAAGCCGGGCAGCGCCGCGAAGATCTCACCGGGGAGGATGTCCCCGGAGTCCACGGAGAGGCCTGTGGCCTGCAGGGATTCCAGCGCAGCGGCGTCCTGGGGGGTGGCGGGGACCAGGGATGCGGCCTGCGCGAGCGCGCCGAGCGGCACCGGGGGGTTGTGCTTCGGCCGCAGGCTCGCGGCCGACTCGTAGGCCTGGTTGTTCATGGTTCCTCAATCTATCGCGTGCCCGCTGTGGAGATCCTCCACAGGGGGCCTGGCCACCGCACCGGCGGCGTGCTTGTTGTCACGCGGCTATCGCTGCCGAGCCTCCTCGGGATGCTCAGCCGCGGCGGCGGCGATGACCGAGGGGTCGGGGGCGATGCCGAGGGACTGCATGGCGGCCAGAGCGACCTCCCTGAAGACGGGAGCAGCCACGGTGCCGCCATAGACCCCATCGGGTCGGTAGATGATAACGGCTATTGCCAGGGCCGGTGCGCGCGCCGGCAGGAAGCCGACGAATGAGGCCACGGTCCCATCCTCGGTGAGGATCTCGGTGGTCCCGGTCTTACCGGCCACGAGGTAGCCGTCGATGGAGGCGGCCTCAGCGGTTCCGCCCTCCTGGGTGACCCCGATGAGCATCTCGGTCATGGTGGCGGCCGTCGCCTCTGTGATGACGCGCACCCCCTCGGGCTGCGCCTGGGGCTCGGCCTCCCCCTCGGCGTCGATCCAGGAATCCACGATGCGAGGGGCCACGCGCACGCCCTTGTTGGCGATGGCGGACAGCGACTGGACCGCCTGCAGGGTGGTGGTGGCCAGGCCCTGGCCGAACATGGTGGTGTAGCGGGTCCGGTCATCCCAGGTCTCGGGGCCGGTGATCAGCCCATCCGACTCCCCAGGCATCTCGATCCCGGTCAGGGCGCCCCAGCCGAAGCGCTCCATATAGGAGTAGCGCACCTTGTCCTCGAGGGTCTGACCGATCTGGACGGTCCCCACATTGGAGGACTCGGCCAGCACCTGGGCCGTGGTCAGCATCTGGTGCTCATGCTCGTGGGAGTCGCGGAAGCTCTGCCCATTGGGCGCGGTCCAGGTGTAGGGCACCGACCACACGTCCTCGGGAGTGACCGTGCCCTCCTCGATGGCGGTGGCGAAGGTGACCACCTTGCCCACGCTGCCGGGCTCGAAGACGGCCTGGACGCTGCGAGCGGCCCGGTCATCCTCCGAGGTGGCGCCCGGGTCGGCGGGATCCACCGAGTTGGAGTCGGCCAGGATGAGGACCTTGCCGGTATCCGGCTCCATGGCCACCACCGTCCCCCACAGGGCGTTCTCGGCGGCCACCACCCGATCCACGGCGCTCTGGGCGATGGACTGCAGATCGGGATCCAGGGTGGTGCGCACGGTGACTCCGGGCACGGCCGCGGTGTCCTGCTGCTCGCCGGTGGGAATGATGACCCCGGTTCGCCCGATCTCCTCGCTGCCCTCACCGTCCTTGCCCGACAGGCGCTCGTTCTGGGTCAGCTCCAGGCCCGCCGAGCCGACCAGGCGGCGGGTGTCATCCTCGTAGGTGTAGCCCAGGACATTGCCGGCGACCTTCCCTGCCGGGTAGGTGCGCCGGGTGCGTTGATCGGGCTCGACGCCGGGGATGCCCAGCGCCTTGATCTTCCGCCAGGTGTCGGGATTGACCTCCTGGGCGATGATCGCGTAGCTGGAGTCGCCCACCATCGTGGCCCCCAGCTCGAGCGGGTCGAGCTCCAGGATGGGGGCCAACTGGGCCGCCGCCGCCGCGGCGCCATAGCCCACCACCACGCTCTCGGTCTCCCCCGTGGCCTGGTTGACCCTGTCCTCCTCCTGCTCGTACTGGGCCACGACCACCTGGTTGACCCCGATGTCATAGCTCACGGCGCTGGAGGCCAGCACCGTGCCGTCACGGCCGGTGATGTCCCCGCGCGGCGCCCGGTTGACCCAGGAGACGGTGCGCTCGGCCTTGGCGCGGGCCGACAGCTCGGGCCCGGCCACGGCCTGGAGGTAGGCGGTGCGCCCCGCCAGGATGGCGAAGAGCCCGGCTCCTCCCAGGCGCAGGACATTGCGGCGCGAGGGGTTCACCGCTGCTTCTCCGCCTCGGCCGGCGCGCCGCCGCTGAGGGAGGAGCTCTCCAGGTCCACCACTCCCGGGGCGCCGGCCGGGACCATGCCCAGCTCCTCGGCCCTCGAGGCCAGGCTGTCGGGGGCCGAGGCCTCCTGGACCTGGGTGCGCAGGGTCTCGACATGGTCGTTCATGACATTGAGCTCGATCTGCTTGTCCTTCATCTGGTAGGCGGTGTCGGCCATCTGAGCGTTGAGGAGCATGGAGGCCACCAGCGCTCCGGACAGGATGAGGATGATGATGGCCAGGAAGGGCAGGGTCGAGCGCGACGGGGCCGCGGAGCGGATAACGCGCAGTGCCGGTCGTGCCGAGTCCTGGGCACGACCCGCGCTCGCGGGCGATGCCCCCTGGGCGCGCCCTTCGACGGCGCTCGGCTGCGATGCGAAGCGGCGTCCCTGGACGCGGGCGGTGGCGGTGGCGCTCATCGGCGTGTCCCTCCTCGTGTGCTGCTGGGTCGGTTCCTCATGTGCCTGGCGGCTCGGGTGCTCTGAGTGGATCGGCCGCCCGGGGCCCGCGGCCCCGGCGGTGCGGGCGGGGGCGCCGGCGCCTGGACGGCGTCCCGGGTGCGCGCCGCGGCCCGCAGCCGGACGCTGGCGGCCCTCGGATTGGAGGCGAGCTCGGCGTCGTCGGCCCGTGCGGCCCCGTGGGTGAGGAGCTCCAGGTAGGGCTGGTCCGACTCGGGGATGATCGGAAGGCCCTGCGGGGCGCGCGAGGTGGCGCCATGGGCCAGGGCCCGCTTGATGATCCGGTCCTCCAGGGACTGGTAGGACTCCACGACCAGTCGCCCGCCCACCGCCAGGGCGTTGAGGGCGCTGGGCACGGCGGCGGCCAGGACGTCGAGCTCGGCGTTGACCGCGATGCGCAGGGCCTGGAAGGTCCGCTTGGCCGGATGCCCCCCGGTGCGGCGGGCGCCCGCCGGGATCGCGGCGCGCACGAGCTCGGCCAGCTCATCGGTGGAGCGCACGGGCCTGCCCTCCTGGCGACGGCGCACCACGGAGGCGGCGATGCGCTGGGCGAATCGCTCCTCGCCGTAATCGCGCAGGATGGCCGCCAGCTCCGCGGCGCTGGACTGGTCGAGGATGTCCTGGGCGGTGGTGCCGCCCGACTGGTCCATCCTCATATCCAGAGGGGCTGGGCGGGCGTAGGAGAAGCCCCGCTCGGCGTCGTCGAGCTGGAGGGAGGAGACCCCCAGGTCCATGAGGATGGCCTCGACTCCCCCGCCTGCCTCGGAGGCGGCCACCTCGCCGATGCGGTCATAGGTGGTGTGCACGGCGCGGAAGCGCTCACCGAATCGGGCCAGGCGCTGGCCGGCCAGGGCGATGGCCTGGGGGTCGCGGTCGATGCCGATGACCGTCAGGCCCTCGAAGCGCTCCAGGGCGCCCTCGCTGTGCCCGCCCATGCCCAGCGTGGCATCGATCATGACGGCCCCCGCCCCGGCCCGCAGGATCGGGGGCGCCAGGAGGTCGAGGCACTCATCGAGCAGGACGGGCGTGTGCAGCTCGGCGGCCGGCGCCCGGCTGCCGGCGGCGTCGTGGGCCTGGCCGGCGTCGTCGACAGTGGCCCATGCGCGATCGGCGCCGCTCATGCGCGTCCCCCTTCCCTCGTGCGTCCTGGTGGTGCTGGCTGATTGCTGGCTGTTTTGCTGGCTGGTGCTGCGGCGCCTGCGCCGGGCGGCCCGAACCGACCTGATGGACCCGCACTGAGCCCGCGAAGGGGCTCAGGGAGGTCCGAGGCGGGGGACGCCTGCCGTCCGGCCGCCTCGCCAGGACTCCTCCCGTGATTCCGGCGCCGGGGAAGAGGCGTCGGACTCGGCATCGGGCGGAGACCTCACGAGGCGGTCGCCGGCGCATGCGCGCTTCTCGGTGGTGCTCAGAAGAAGCCGGGGATGATCTCCTCGGCGGTATCGGCGAAGACCTGCTCCTGAGCGGCCAGGTACTCGCTCCATGCGGTGGCGTCCCAGATCTCCACCCGGGCGCCCGCGCCGATGACGGCCAGGTCCCGTGTCAGGCCCGCATAGGACCTCAGCGACGCCGGCAGCGTGATGCGGCCCTGCTTGTCGGGGATCTGGGAGTCGGCTCCCGACAGCATGACGCGCACGTAGTCGCGCGCCTGCTTCTGCGCGAGGGGCGCCTCGCGCAGCTGGGCGTACATGCGCTCGAACTCGGCGGTGGTGAAGGCGTAGAGGCAGTGCTCCTGGCCTCGGGTCAGGACGATGCCCCCTGCCAGCTCCTCGCGGAACTTGGCAGGAAGGATGAGGCGGCCCTTGTCATCGAGCTTCGGGGCGTGGGTGCCCAGGAACATCGGGCCCTCCTTCCCCTCGGCTGCCCAGTGCGCACCACCTTACTCCACATCCCTCCCCTTTCTCCCACCATTGGGTCGCGAGGCGATCACAACCAGATCTCGGCCACCGGTTTTTCCGCGTGATTGCAAGGGTGATACACGGTGGAGCGAAGTGGGGGAAAGACGGGGCCCGCGCGCGCCCTCGGCGTGGTGCCCAGCCGACGGCGCCCATCAGGGCCAGGAGCGCTCCGTGGCGCCCCCGGACCGAGAAAGGGCACGGGCGCGCACAGAAGCGCCCCGGTTTCACGGCGTGAGCCGGAGCCGGGGCGCAGGGGGCCGTCGTCGTCGACAGGCGGTGGTCAGTGGAGGTGGAGGGATGTGGAGGATGTGAAGGATGTGGAGGGCAGCAGGGGAGCTCTGGTTCTCGTGGGCTCGGGAGATCAGTCCTGGGCGTCGCGGCGCCGGTCCCAGCGCTCGGACTGGCGCTCCATGAAGGAGGAGCGGCCCGGGCTCTTGGGCCTGCGCTCCTGGGGCGTGGCCGTCACCCCGACAGCGGTGCGGGTCAGGGCCAGGGACACGCCCCAGACCGCGACGGCGAATCCGGCGACCCCCAGCAGGATGGAGCCCACGCCATGTCCCACGGCGACCCCCGAGATCAGCAGGGCGATGCCCACCAGGACCAGGGCGACGCCGGCGCCGATATGGCGCGGCGAGGGTCGGGTCAGGCGGCGCTCCTCGCGCTCGAGGGTCTCGGCAAGGGCAGGATCCTCCTCATGGAGCTGCGACTCCAGGTCCCGCAGGACCTGCTGCTCTCGCTCTGACAGTGCCATGATGCTCCTCGATTCTGAGCCAGGGGGTGGGCTCGCCTCCGTGCTCGGGTCGGTCGGCGGCGGCCGTCCCGGGCCGGATGGTGCTTCCACCATAAGCGCTCGGCGCCTCCTGAGGAAAACCGCAACCGGAGAATGGATCGCACTGTCCATCTGGTGCCCGTCCCCGGCACGGCTCATCGGTCGCGCCGGCTGTGCCCCAGGAGGCTGGCGGGCGTGACAGCGCCGCGCCCCCAGCGCTGGCGCACGGCGTCGGCGGCGCGCTCGGGGGCCCCGCGCCGCGGATCCTCGTCCAGGAGGAGCTGGACGCCGTCGTCGGCCCGGGCCAGGCCCTCGAGGCGGACCCCCAGGAGCCGGATCCCCCCACTGGGCGTGGGCAGGGCCTGCCACAGCGCCTCCACGGCCTGCCAGATGTCCCGAGCCAGGTCGGTGGGGACTGACATCGTGCGCGATCGCGTGACCGTGGTGAAGTCGGCGCCTCGGACCTTGAGGACCACGACGCGGCAGCGCATGCCCCCGGTGCGCAGGCGGGCCGCGCACTGGTGCGTCTGGTCCAGCAGGATCCTGCGGGCGTGCTCGCGATCGGTCAGCGTGGAGTAGAAGGTGGACTCAGTGCCCACGGACTTCTCCTCGCGCCCCGGGCTGACGGGCCGGGGGTCGATGCCGTGGGCCAGGTCGTGCAGGTGGCGGCCGGCGGCGGGCCCCAGGATCCTCTCCAGGCGCCGCACGTCGGTGGCGGCCAGGGCGCGCACATCGGTGATGCCCCAGCGCGCCAGGCGCTCGGCGCTGCGGGCGCCCACGCCCCACAGGGCCTCCACGGGCAGCAGGTCGAGGAAGTCGCGGGTGGACTGGGCGGGGATGAGGAGGAGGCCATCGGGCTTGGCGTGGGACGAGGCGAGCTTGGCCACGAACTTGGTGGAGGCCACCCCCACGGAGGCGGTCACGCCCGTCCGGTCGCGCACCTGCTCGCGAATCCATGAGGCGATCCGGACGGGACTGCCCATCCGCCGCCTGGAGCCGCGCACATCCAGGAAGGCCTCGTCGACGCTGACCTTCTCCATCACAGGGGTGACCTCCCCCAGGATGGTCATGATCTGCTGGGAGACCTGGCTGTACAGGCCGTGGCGCACGGGCAGGACCACGGCCTGGGGGCAGCGCCGGGCGGCCTCCGCCATCGACATGGCCGAGGCCACGCCGCAGGCTCGCGCCTCATAGGAGGCCGCCGAGACCACGCCGCGCCCGTCGCGACCCCCGACGATCACCGGACGGCCGACCAGCTCGGGCCGCTCCCTGAGCTCAACGGAGGCGAAGAAGGCGTCCATGTCCACGTGCAGGATGGGGGTGGCCGAGTCGTCCTGCCCCCAGGAGCGTCGCGCCTGGGCCGAGCGCGGTGCCCTGCTCATCCCTGCTCCTTCCCTGCGCCGGGGCCCGTTGGGCCCTGTGACGGCGGAGCCAGGCTAACGTGCTCCTGTGACACCCAGGCGCAGCACGGGCTCCCGACGACGCTCCCAGACCCCCGGCCTGGGCCACCTTCCGACCGGGCCCGTTGAGACCTCCTTCGCCCGGGCCGAGCTGGTGCGCCACGACACGGGGGTCCTCCTCATGCTGGACGGCACGGAGTCCTCCTTCGTGGACCTGGTCGATCCGGCTCACCTGGACTTCGAGTACCACCAGCACATGGATGCGGTGCTCGGCGCGTTGATCGGCCATCACTCGCCGGTCAGGGCGCTTCATCTGGGCGGCGCCGGCTGCAGCCTGGCGCGCGCCTGGGACGCCACCCGGAGCGGATCGACCCAGGTGGCCGTGGAGATCGACGAGGCCCTGGCCTCCCTGGTGCGCCAGTGGTTCGACCTTCCCCGCTCCCCGCGCCTGCGCATCCGGGTGGGAGATGCCCGCCAGGTGGTGACCGGCATGCGGGAGGACCAGTGGGATGTGGTGGTGCGCGATGTCTTCGCTCAGGGGCGGGTGCCCGAGTCGTGTCGCAGTCAGGGCTTCCTGGCCGACTGCATGCGGGTGCTGGCGCCGGGCGGGCTCATGCTGGCCAACTCCTCCTCGGCGCCGCGAGCCCGGGCCGGGGCCGAGCTGAGGGCCCTGGCGAGCCTGGCAGGCGGCCTGGTCGTGGTGGCCGATCCGGCGGTCGCCCGCGGAGCCAGGCCCGGCAACCTCGTGCTCGTGGCCCGGGCCGAGCCCTTCAGCGCCGCAGAGCTGGAGGAGATGGAGCGAGCCGTGCGGCGCCTGCCCCTTCCAGTCCGCCTGTGGGATCCCCAGGACCCGGCACTGCCGCGTCCCTGAGGAGGGGGCTGGCCGCGCGATCCCTCAGGCTGCGCCCGACCGGCCCCGGCGCTCGCCCCGCGGCCGACTCACAGGCCGCGAGCGCCTCCCCAGCCCCGGGTGCCCAGGTCACCTGAGTCCTTGGACTCCAGGAAGGCCTCCAGGCGGGCACCGATCTCATCGGCGCTGGGCAGGTCCGCAGGTGGTGCGACAGCCTGCTGGTCCTCGGTGGAGATGCGCGGGGCCAGGGCGTCGTACTGGGCCTCCAGGGCTGCCACCACGGCGGTGACCTCGGGCTGCTGGGCGGCCTCGGCGTCGATCTCGGCGCGGTTGATGCTGGCGGCCGCCTCCAGGTCCCCCACCGGCAGGGCCAGCCCGGTGGACTGGGCCACGGCGGCCAGGAGGGCGGAGGCCCCCTGGGGGAAGTCATCGCGAGCCACGTAGTGGGGGATGGCCGCGGCCACGCCGCGCGAGTCCAGTCCCAGCTCACCCAGGCGCAGCTCCAGGTAGCCGGTCATGGACCCGGGCAGCTCGACCCGTCCGAAGATCTCCGGCTGGGCGGGCAGCAGCTCGGGGCTGCTGCCGTGCATGTGGATGTAGGTGGGGCGCGTGTGGGGAACCGCCATGGGGATGCCGGACATGCCGATGGCCTGGCCCACGCCCATCGAGACGGCCAGATGGGCCACGGCGCCCACGAACTCATCCCAGCGGAAGTCCGGCTCGGCGCCGTGGAGCAGCAGGAGGTCCTCGCCGTTGTCATCCTGGAGGAGGTCGAGGACGAGCTCGGGCATCTCCACCGAGGCGTAGGTGTTGTGGATGTAGGTCATGACGGGCCGGCGCGCCCGGTAGTCGATCAGGGAGTCGATGGCGAAGGTCGCCAGGCGCTCGTTGGGCAGGGTCATGAGCAGCTGCTCGACGGCCAGCGCTCCGGCATTGCCGGCGTCCATGGCGCCGTCGAAGTGGTGGATGAGAACGCGCGGGGAGACAGGCTGCCCTGCCGGGCGCTGCACTGTGAACAGTGGACTCACGGTCTGTCTCCTTCCTGTGGTTGAGCCGATGAGCCCAGGCGGTGGGGCCCGGGCGGGCAGGCGACCCGTGGGGAGGCGAAGCCTGCCGGTACGGTGGCGCAACGCCGCAGCGGTTCGGCATGTTCCCGGGCGGGGGCAGGTCACATGCCGTGTTCGCCCTGGGCGTCCCCATGGGGGCCTGGACAGGAGAATAATGGACCGAT
This genomic interval carries:
- a CDS encoding UDP-N-acetylmuramoyl-tripeptide--D-alanyl-D-alanine ligase — its product is MRRALSQVAAAVGGRLIGAEATVSGPVVTDSRQAEPGSLFVAVAGERTDGHAHLAQAAAGGAVGALISDLPAAGAALEGAGSELGLIVVPDTVEALGALARAHLADLRAARPGGLSVVAMTGSVGKTTTKDLTRQLLAADGPTVAPRASFNNEIGLPLTVLQTDEDTRHLVLEMGASGPGHIAYLTDIAPLDGAAVLMIGHAHMGGFGSIEGVARAKAEILDGLVAGGRALLNADDPHCLELAGRARGEVLTFSTQGPADIRATGIEMADGAHASFDLDLPGLGRPRRITLALPGRHNISNALAAAGLALIAGPDPELIAAELGGARIESPHRMDVSTLGGDLLLIDDSYNANIDSMTAALAALPEMAGQRRRVVIISEMLELGESSHADHIRTGELAHAADAALLVGIGPGAQAALEAAERRGTAIAGYPDADAAIARIDTLLRDGDAVLVKGSNGSGAWRLADHLKEARPR
- a CDS encoding UDP-N-acetylmuramoyl-L-alanyl-D-glutamate--2,6-diaminopimelate ligase; translation: MNNQAYESAASLRPKHNPPVPLGALAQAASLVPATPQDAAALESLQATGLSVDSGDILPGEIFAALPGFNAHGARYAAQAVQAGAIAVVTDSQGAGIVAETCPGTPVLLASDPRAVVGPLAAEVYHHPSRHLVTTAVTGTNGKTTTSYFLDAILSAHLGACMMAGTIELRVGRRSVESPRTTVEAPVLQRMLALALEEGVGAASLEASSHAIVLHRLDATSIDIAGFTNLQRDHLDFHSTMEEYLQAKAQLFTPEHSSRGVVCVDDRWGAQLAAEAAIPVDRLRAYPGQTPADWWVTDATVSLEEAATTFTLHGPDGEEIAASCPLPGLVNVQNAALALVMAIRAGVPTDTAVTALAGAHNIPGRMQRISQRDGRRGLCIVDFAHTPDAMELALAAVRPITPGRLIVVFGSDGDRDQGKRPMLGEVCARLADVLVVTDENPRSEDPGLIRAAILEGVRSVRPGMENVEEITTWRGDAVERGVELCGPDDTVIVTGKGHEPFLEAAGEFIRYNDAPVMAQAVEKKWGRP
- a CDS encoding peptidoglycan D,D-transpeptidase FtsI family protein; translation: MNPSRRNVLRLGGAGLFAILAGRTAYLQAVAGPELSARAKAERTVSWVNRAPRGDITGRDGTVLASSAVSYDIGVNQVVVAQYEQEEDRVNQATGETESVVVGYGAAAAAAQLAPILELDPLELGATMVGDSSYAIIAQEVNPDTWRKIKALGIPGVEPDQRTRRTYPAGKVAGNVLGYTYEDDTRRLVGSAGLELTQNERLSGKDGEGSEEIGRTGVIIPTGEQQDTAAVPGVTVRTTLDPDLQSIAQSAVDRVVAAENALWGTVVAMEPDTGKVLILADSNSVDPADPGATSEDDRAARSVQAVFEPGSVGKVVTFATAIEEGTVTPEDVWSVPYTWTAPNGQSFRDSHEHEHQMLTTAQVLAESSNVGTVQIGQTLEDKVRYSYMERFGWGALTGIEMPGESDGLITGPETWDDRTRYTTMFGQGLATTTLQAVQSLSAIANKGVRVAPRIVDSWIDAEGEAEPQAQPEGVRVITEATAATMTEMLIGVTQEGGTAEAASIDGYLVAGKTGTTEILTEDGTVASFVGFLPARAPALAIAVIIYRPDGVYGGTVAAPVFREVALAAMQSLGIAPDPSVIAAAAAEHPEEARQR
- the rsmH gene encoding 16S rRNA (cytosine(1402)-N(4))-methyltransferase RsmH — translated: MSGADRAWATVDDAGQAHDAAGSRAPAAELHTPVLLDECLDLLAPPILRAGAGAVMIDATLGMGGHSEGALERFEGLTVIGIDRDPQAIALAGQRLARFGERFRAVHTTYDRIGEVAASEAGGGVEAILMDLGVSSLQLDDAERGFSYARPAPLDMRMDQSGGTTAQDILDQSSAAELAAILRDYGEERFAQRIAASVVRRRQEGRPVRSTDELAELVRAAIPAGARRTGGHPAKRTFQALRIAVNAELDVLAAAVPSALNALAVGGRLVVESYQSLEDRIIKRALAHGATSRAPQGLPIIPESDQPYLELLTHGAARADDAELASNPRAASVRLRAAARTRDAVQAPAPPPAPPGPRAPGGRSTQSTRAARHMRNRPSSTRGGTRR
- the mraZ gene encoding division/cell wall cluster transcriptional repressor MraZ gives rise to the protein MFLGTHAPKLDDKGRLILPAKFREELAGGIVLTRGQEHCLYAFTTAEFERMYAQLREAPLAQKQARDYVRVMLSGADSQIPDKQGRITLPASLRSYAGLTRDLAVIGAGARVEIWDATAWSEYLAAQEQVFADTAEEIIPGFF
- a CDS encoding DUF3040 domain-containing protein, which gives rise to MALSEREQQVLRDLESQLHEEDPALAETLEREERRLTRPSPRHIGAGVALVLVGIALLISGVAVGHGVGSILLGVAGFAVAVWGVSLALTRTAVGVTATPQERRPKSPGRSSFMERQSERWDRRRDAQD
- a CDS encoding DNA polymerase IV is translated as MSRAPRSAQARRSWGQDDSATPILHVDMDAFFASVELRERPELVGRPVIVGGRDGRGVVSAASYEARACGVASAMSMAEAARRCPQAVVLPVRHGLYSQVSQQIMTILGEVTPVMEKVSVDEAFLDVRGSRRRMGSPVRIASWIREQVRDRTGVTASVGVASTKFVAKLASSHAKPDGLLLIPAQSTRDFLDLLPVEALWGVGARSAERLARWGITDVRALAATDVRRLERILGPAAGRHLHDLAHGIDPRPVSPGREEKSVGTESTFYSTLTDREHARRILLDQTHQCAARLRTGGMRCRVVVLKVRGADFTTVTRSRTMSVPTDLARDIWQAVEALWQALPTPSGGIRLLGVRLEGLARADDGVQLLLDEDPRRGAPERAADAVRQRWGRGAVTPASLLGHSRRDR
- a CDS encoding spermidine synthase, with product MTPRRSTGSRRRSQTPGLGHLPTGPVETSFARAELVRHDTGVLLMLDGTESSFVDLVDPAHLDFEYHQHMDAVLGALIGHHSPVRALHLGGAGCSLARAWDATRSGSTQVAVEIDEALASLVRQWFDLPRSPRLRIRVGDARQVVTGMREDQWDVVVRDVFAQGRVPESCRSQGFLADCMRVLAPGGLMLANSSSAPRARAGAELRALASLAGGLVVVADPAVARGARPGNLVLVARAEPFSAAELEEMERAVRRLPLPVRLWDPQDPALPRP
- a CDS encoding PAC2 family protein encodes the protein MSPLFTVQRPAGQPVSPRVLIHHFDGAMDAGNAGALAVEQLLMTLPNERLATFAIDSLIDYRARRPVMTYIHNTYASVEMPELVLDLLQDDNGEDLLLLHGAEPDFRWDEFVGAVAHLAVSMGVGQAIGMSGIPMAVPHTRPTYIHMHGSSPELLPAQPEIFGRVELPGSMTGYLELRLGELGLDSRGVAAAIPHYVARDDFPQGASALLAAVAQSTGLALPVGDLEAAASINRAEIDAEAAQQPEVTAVVAALEAQYDALAPRISTEDQQAVAPPADLPSADEIGARLEAFLESKDSGDLGTRGWGGARGL